In a single window of the Acyrthosiphon pisum isolate AL4f chromosome X, pea_aphid_22Mar2018_4r6ur, whole genome shotgun sequence genome:
- the LOC115033076 gene encoding uncharacterized protein LOC115033076, with translation MSYEFVLSSVIWPETVLNKYRENGFNEAKEEAIHICKQIDIKPEFKSKRKSLKKRMFSYESSPILCSTNEEECFVNDFFLPILDQGIVSINQRFTQLDHFNNYFGFLFDIGNLSTADSDILLKSCHDLQIMLQIGENMDISGAELYDELCFLSEIIDKGTSPLRVLQKILCNSVGDVYPNVAIALRIMLTLPVTTATAERSFSKLKLIKNYLRTTLSQEKTTNLAIISIEHEIVDGLNLDDVIGTFADLKSRKVNF, from the exons ATGTCTTATGAGTTTGTACTAAGTTCAgtaatatg GCCtgaaacagttttaaataagtATCGTGAAAATGGATTTAATGAAGCAAAAGAAGAAGCTATTCATATTTGCAAACAAATTGATATAAAACCAGAGTTTAAATCTAAAAGAAAAAGTTTAAAGAAACGAATGTTTAGTTATGAAAGCTCTCCTATATTATGCTCAACAAATGAAGAAGAATGTTTtgtgaatgatttttttttaccaattttagaTCAAGGAATTGTATCTATAAATCAAAGATTCACCCAATTAGatcattttaacaattattttggatTTCTATTTGATATTGGTAATCTATCGACTGCTGATtcagatatattgttaaaaagttGCCATGATTTACAGATTATGTTACAAATAGGGGAAAACATGGACATTAGTGGAGCGGAATTATATGATGAACTTTGCTTTCTTTCAGAAATTATTGATAAAGGTACCTCACCTTTAAGAGTTTTACAAAAAATCCTTTGCAACAGTGTTGGTGATGTTTATCCTAATGTTGCTATAGCGTTAAGGATTATGCTCACATTACCAGTTACAACAGCAACAGCTGAAAggtcattttcaaaattaaagttgataaaaaattacctTAGAACAACACTAAGTCAAGAGAAAACTACAAATTTAGCAATAATATCTATAGAACATGAAATAGTAGACGGATTGAACTTGGATGATGTTATTGGCACATTTGCTGATCTCAAATcaagaaaagttaatttttaa
- the LOC100159086 gene encoding zinc finger BED domain-containing protein 5-like: MAHDFKNQKLNKSPFFSLQCDETTDISQNSQLLFYCKFIDDKKFKEGILFSQTLKTTTKAVDVFSVLSDFLISNSLPWEKVIDICTDGAQAMTGCKNGFIQLVKEKNPNIISSHCIIHRQALACKTLPESLNSVLNLAIKIFNCVKSNALNTRIFNVLCNELQSDHQTLIYHTEVSWLSKGNMLDRIYQS, from the coding sequence ATGGCTCACGATTTTAAGAATCAAAAACTAAATAAGTCTCCGTTCTTTTCACTTCAGTGTGACGAAACAACGGACATTTCGCAGAATTCTCAATTactgttttattgtaaatttattgatGATAAAAAATTCAAGGAAGGAATATTATTCTCTCAAACtcttaaaacaacaacaaaggCGGTTGATGTATTTTCTGTTCtttctgattttttaatatctaatagtCTTCCTTGGGAGAAAGTAATTGATATATGCACTGACGGAGCACAAGCTATGACTGGctgtaaaaatggttttattcaaCTAGTCAAGGAAAAAAACCCTAACATAATTAGTTCACACTGCATCATTCATAGACAGGCTTTAGCTTGCAAGACTTTACCTGAATCACTAAACTCAGTTTTGAATTTggcaataaaaatttttaactgtGTAAAATCTAATGCTTTAAATACtagaatttttaatgttttgtgtAATGAGTTGCAAAGTGACCATCAAACTCTTATTTATCACACAGAAGTTAGTTGGCTGTCTAAAGGTAATATGCTTGATAGAATATACCAGAGTTga